The Falco naumanni isolate bFalNau1 chromosome 1, bFalNau1.pat, whole genome shotgun sequence genome window below encodes:
- the RMND5A gene encoding E3 ubiquitin-protein transferase RMND5A: MDQCVTVERELEKVLQKFSGYGQLCERSLEELIQYAGGLRREILQTENQDGDLSGTISLVMTQCCKRIKDTVQKLASDHKDIHSSVSRVGKAIDKNFDSDISSVGIDGCWQADSQRILNEVMVEHFFRQGMLDVAEELCQESGLSIDQSQKEPFVELNRILEALKVRVLRPALEWAVSNREMLMAQNSSLEFKLHRLYFISLLMGGTANQREALQYAKNFQPFALNHQKDIQVLMGSLVYLRQGIENSPYVHLLDANQWADICDIFTRDACALLGLSVESPLSVSFSAGCVALPALINIKAVIEQRQCTGVWNQKDELPIEVDLGKKCWYHSIFACPILRQQTTDNNPPMKLVCGHIISRDALNKMFNGSKLKCPYCPMEQSPGDAKQIFF; encoded by the exons ATGGACCAGTGCGTGACGGTGGAGCGGGAGCTGGAGAAGGTGCTGCAGAAGTTCTCGGGCTACGGGCAGCTCTGCGAGCGCAGCCTGGAAGAACTCATCCAGTACGCGGGCGGGCTGCGTCGGGAGATCCTCCAGACCGAGA ATCAAGATGGAGACTTGTCGGGGACAATTTCACTTGTTATGACACAGTGttgtaaaagaataaaagacacAGTTCAAAAACTGGCCTCTGATCATAAAGACATTCACAGCAGCGTATCCCGAGTTGGAAAAGCCATTGATAAG aattttgaCTCTGACATCAGCAGTGTGGGGATCGATGGGTGCTGGCAGGCTGACAGCCAGCGAATCCTCAATGAGGTGATGGTGGAGCACTTCTTCCGTCAGGGGATGCTGGATGTAGCTGAGGAACTTTGTCAG GAATCTGGTCTATCAATAGATCAAAGTCAAAAAGAACCATTTGTGGAGTTAAATCGAATATTGGAAGCATTAAAAGTGAGAGTTTTGAGACCTGCACTAGA GTGGGCGGTATCCAACAGAGAAATGCTTATGGCACAGAATAGTTCGTTGGAATTTAAACTACACAGATTATATTTCATTAGTTTGTTGATGGGTGGAACAGCAAATCAAAGAGAAGCACTTCAGTATGCGAAAAACTTCCAGCCTTTTGCCCTAAATCATCAGAAAG ATATTCAGGTTCTGATGGGCAGCCTGGTGTATCTGCGGCAAGGTATAGAGAATTCTCCGTACGTTCATCTGTTAGATGCAAACCAGTGGGCGGACATCTGTGATATCTTTACAAGAGATGCCTGCGCTCTTCTGGGTCTGTCGGTTGAATCACCTCTCAGTGTTAG tttttcagcAGGTTGTGTAGCATTACCAGCTCTAATTAATATCAAGGCAGTTATTGAACAAAGGCAATGCACGGGTGTTTGGAACCAGAAGGATGAGCTACCG ATTGAAGTGGACCTTGGTAAAAAGTGCTGGTATCATTCGATATTTGCCTGTCCCATTCTTCGTCAGCAAACAACAGATAATAATCCACCTATGAAGTTAGTCTGTGGTCATATTATATCAAGAGATGCTctgaataaaatgtttaatgGCAGCAA ATTAAAATGCCCCTATTGTCCGATGGAACAGAGCCCTGGAGATGcgaaacagatatttttctga
- the LOC121086964 gene encoding E3 ubiquitin-protein ligase RNF103 isoform X3 has product MWVKLCCLLLYFLALFVLARVFEAVAWYESGFFATQLVDPVALSFRKLRTILECRGLGHSGLPEKKDVRELVEKSGDLMEGELYSALKEEEASESVSSTNFSGEMHFYELVEDTKDGIWLVQTCFPILCHLQMPLGDFKFLQEGL; this is encoded by the exons ATGTGGGtgaagctgtgctgcttgctgctCTACTTCCTGGCGCTCTTCGTCCTGGCCCGGGTGTTCGAGGCCGTGGCGTGGTACGAGAGCGGCTTCTTCGCCACGCAGCTGGTGGACCCGGTGGCGCTGAGCTTCAGGAAGCTGCGGACCATCCTGGAGtgccgggggctggggcacTCGGGGCTGCCCGAGAAGAAGGATGTGCGGGAGCTGGTGGAGAAGTCAG GAGACCTCATGGAAGGAGAGCTTTATTCTGCTCTTAAGGAGGAAGAGGCCTCTGAATCGGTTTCCAGTACAAACTTTAGTGGTGAAATGCACTTCTATGAGCTTGTAGAAGACACAAAAGATGGGATCTGGCTGGTACAG ACGTGCTTCCCAATTTTATGTCATCTACAAATGCCTTTGGGAGACTTCAAGTTTCTGCAGGAAGGGCTTTAA